A single Brachionichthys hirsutus isolate HB-005 chromosome 17, CSIRO-AGI_Bhir_v1, whole genome shotgun sequence DNA region contains:
- the mmaa gene encoding methylmalonic aciduria type A protein, mitochondrial — protein MRLFGLPLLRHIPPLLRSTPPSVTGSRCLHRGAFAGPPSRRQRISRPGCRHGGGVSTALGQHVQDLSGPEERLLNKLYEGLVGGRRASLAESITLVETQQPRKKELAQVLLQRVLAHREEQERRKGGTPAAFRIGLSGPPGAGKSSFIEVVGKMLTARGHKVSVLAVDPSSCTTGGSLLGDKTRMTELSRDMNAFIRPSPASGTLGGVTRTTNEAIVLCEGAGYDVVLVETVGVGQSEFAVADMVDMFVLLIPPAGGDELQGIKRGIIERADLVVVTKSDGDLVVPARRIQAEYTSALKLLRRQSKSWNPKVVRASSYTNEGIPEVWAKMESYRDTMVANGEFRGRRRSQQKVWMWLLIQENVLLHFQNHPGVRGALPHLEERVTRGAISPGLAADLLLKAFSSSSS, from the exons ATGAGACTATTTGGGCTCCCCCTGCTCCGCCACATCCCTCCCCTCCTACGATCGACTCCCCCCTCAGTGACGGGATCGCGCTGCCTTCATCGAGGGGCCTTCGCCGGTCCCCCGTCCCGGCGCCAGAGGATTTCCCGTCCCGGCTGCCGGCACGGGGGGGGCGTGAGCACGGCGCTGGGTCAACACGTGCAGGACCTGAGTGGGCCCGAAGAGAGACTGTTGAATAAACTGTATGAGGGGCTGGTCGGGGGCCGGAGGGCATCTCTGGCCGAGTCCATCACTTTGGTGGAGACGCAGCAGCCCAGGAAGAAGGAGCTGGCCCAGGTGCTCCTGCAGAGGGTGCTGGCCcacagggaggagcaggagcgccGGAAGGGGGGGACGCCGGCGGCCTTCAGAATAG GCCTGTCGGGGCCTCCGGGGGCCGGGAAGTCGTCCTTCATCGAGGTGGTGGGGAAGATGCTGACAGCGCGTGGACATAAAGTTTCAGTGCTGGCTGTTGACCCCTCCTCCTGCACGACAGGCG GGTCTCTGCTGGGCGATAAGACTCGTATGACTGAACTCTCCAGGGACATGAACGCTTTCATCAGACCGTCTCCGGCCTCGGGAACgctggggggggtcaccaggACAACCAATGAGGCCATTGTTCTCTGCGAGGGCGCTGGGTATGACGTCGTTCTCGTCGAGACTGTCG GTGTGGGCCAATCCGAGTTCGCAGTGGCTGACATGGTCGacatgtttgtgctgctgattccgccagcagggggcgatgaACTCCAG GGCATCAAGAGGGGCATCATTGAGAGGGCCGACCTGGTGGTGGTGACGAAGTCGGACGGAGACCTGGTGGTGCCGGCCCGGAGGATCCAGGCGGAATACACCAGTGCACTCAAGCTGCTCAGGAGACAATCCAAGTCCTGGAACcctaag GTGGTCCGGGCCTCTTCATATACGAACGAGGGCATCCCGGAGGTCTGGGCCAAGATGGAGTCGTACCGGGACACCATGGTGGCCAACGGCGAGTTCCGGGGCAGGCGCCGGTCTCAGCAGAAGGTCTGGATGTGGCTCTTGATCCAGGAGAACGTCCTCCTCCATTTCCAGAATCACCCCGGTGTCAGGGGGGCTCTGCCCCACCTCGAGGAGAGGGTCACCAGAGGAGCCATCTCGCCCGGCCTGGCTGCCGACCTGCTCCTCAAGGCATtctcgtcgtcgtcgtcgtag